One window of the Paraburkholderia sp. PGU19 genome contains the following:
- the paaB gene encoding 1,2-phenylacetyl-CoA epoxidase subunit PaaB, which yields MNKEWPIWEVFVRSKQGLDHKHCGSLHASDASMALRMARDVYTRRQEGVSIWVVPSSAITASAPDDKAELFEPAGDKIYRHPTFYQLPDEVNHM from the coding sequence ATGAACAAGGAATGGCCGATCTGGGAAGTCTTCGTGCGCAGCAAGCAGGGACTCGACCATAAACATTGCGGCAGCCTGCACGCGTCGGACGCGTCGATGGCGCTGCGCATGGCGCGCGACGTCTACACGCGCCGCCAGGAAGGCGTCAGCATCTGGGTGGTGCCGTCTTCGGCGATCACGGCATCGGCGCCCGACGACAAGGCGGAACTGTTCGAACCGGCGGGCGACAAGATCTATCGCCATCCGACGTTCTATCAGCTGCCCGACGAAGTCAACCACATGTAA
- the paaA gene encoding 1,2-phenylacetyl-CoA epoxidase subunit PaaA yields MYTQSLDIPGNVAPLDAAASSPEQARFDAVMEADGKIEPQDWMPDAYRKTLVRQISQHAHSEIVGMLPEGNWITRAPSLKRKAILLAKVQDEGGHGLYLYSAAETLGVSRDQMIDGLHSGKAKYSSIFNYPTPTWADVGVIGWLVDGAAIMNQIPLCRCTYGPYARAMIRICKEESFHQRQGFDALLAMMKGTDAQRELVQQAVNRWWYPVLMMFGPSDKDSVHSNQSAKWGIKRITNDDLRQKFVDATVEQAKVLGVTLPDPNLKWNEERAHYDYSDLDWDEFWRVVNGDGPCNKERLATRVKAHNDGAWVREAALAHAEKQRQRAQQHAA; encoded by the coding sequence ATGTACACGCAATCCCTCGACATCCCCGGCAACGTCGCTCCGCTCGACGCGGCTGCCAGCTCACCCGAGCAGGCCCGTTTCGACGCGGTGATGGAAGCCGACGGCAAGATCGAACCGCAAGACTGGATGCCCGACGCGTACCGCAAGACGCTCGTGCGCCAGATCTCACAGCACGCGCACTCGGAAATCGTCGGCATGCTGCCGGAAGGAAACTGGATCACGCGTGCGCCGAGCCTGAAGCGCAAGGCGATCCTGCTGGCAAAGGTGCAGGACGAAGGCGGCCACGGTCTCTATCTGTATAGCGCGGCTGAAACGCTCGGCGTGTCGCGCGACCAGATGATCGACGGGCTGCACTCCGGCAAGGCGAAGTACTCGAGCATCTTTAATTACCCGACGCCGACCTGGGCGGACGTCGGCGTGATCGGCTGGCTGGTCGACGGCGCGGCGATCATGAACCAGATTCCGCTGTGCCGCTGTACGTATGGTCCGTATGCACGCGCAATGATCCGTATCTGCAAGGAAGAGTCGTTCCATCAACGCCAGGGCTTCGACGCACTGCTCGCAATGATGAAAGGCACCGACGCGCAGCGCGAACTGGTCCAGCAGGCCGTGAACCGCTGGTGGTATCCGGTGCTGATGATGTTCGGCCCGAGCGACAAGGATTCCGTCCACAGCAACCAGTCGGCCAAGTGGGGCATCAAGCGCATCACCAACGACGACCTGCGTCAGAAATTCGTCGACGCGACCGTCGAGCAGGCGAAGGTGCTGGGCGTCACGCTGCCGGACCCGAACTTGAAGTGGAACGAAGAGCGCGCCCACTACGACTACAGCGACCTCGACTGGGATGAATTCTGGCGAGTAGTGAACGGCGATGGCCCGTGCAACAAAGAACGCCTCGCCACGCGCGTGAAGGCGCACAACGACGGCGCCTGGGTCCGCGAAGCCGCGCTCGCCCATGCCGAAAAACAGCGCCAGCGCGCGCAGCAACACGCCGCCTGA